The Aedes albopictus strain Foshan chromosome 2, AalbF5, whole genome shotgun sequence region TCAGCAAGCGCAGACGGAGGCCCCATCTCGCAACAACCGGCCTGGGCCAATGGAACAATGAAGATTATTATGGAAATCCGTCGATCGGTCACTGTGGCGTgcaaacaccgacgaaccgacgtgacagctagaacaaataaattaaaatttgttgtccccgacgccatgatgaaaaatagccgaacactaccgcctcctctgtaacggttcgcgttgttttgatagcatgATTCCAAACCcacgtgtattcatataggaagaggttcgtgtctgcgctgatttgacagaagcgttcgctcgcttcgctggtcgaccgttaaatttggggggggacagttttgaatcaccactgtcacgtcggttcgtcggtggtgcaAATACAATAATGTTTTCACTCATTAAGGTGACTCCCTGTATCACTTCTATTTCtgcacttctttttcgattcttatttctaacaatcatcgagcgcaacagtagtggtgttgcctttttacatttgttctataaacaaacaaacaaaaatagcacctctttgtctcgctttcacaaatgtaaacatttcaagattattagtcatttaaaagcaattcaagcagtagactactctgttttgctaaataacaatgaaatatgtctcaatattacgaaaaacaccgaattttatgtgtaataagctaaaaatgatcgaatactcttaatatctagattgagtttaaataagaacgaaagtaacatgagagagttctcttcatcgactctctcttctgcaaatttaagtgacaagatgcaaattcaatcgaacttttttacacttagacgctagattgcatcgcaacctagcgatttatgaccaaaaagttcaacaatacttgcatcttgtcactttaatttgaagaagagagagtcgatgaagagaactctctcatgttactttcgcccttatttaaactcaatctagatatgctcttccgctgttgatgtttgcaagcagcagcagtgttggcggacagtgcggaggagatttcacaaataaaaattatttgcttgTATTACTatcatatcccaagtaaccattaagccgtaaaaatggcattaagtcggctctatagtcgaatgtagaacctggctaacagagctaattggttctacaggggatagacaaaatgatcgggacaggcaaaatttttcctcctaaaaaaatattcaaatagctgtaacttttcgaaaagtgcataaaatattctcaaatttttactgtaagtggatcaactagttgtgtatcagtggacaacattTAGAAAAtaacgggctattctgcacgaagttataaagaaaaaggtatatttatccgatagccaactttgggctgttatatctccggattcaatgaaccgaatgcaatgaaattttgaccatttacgacttatataatgagctttgaaaaacttttgacttaacttaaaattcttaacacgaaagaaaattataacgattagattatttttctaataaaacaccaaattttcttaaatttcaacatcgtttcaaaattcaagatgctaattaaaaatcatttatattccctctaattgtcttgaatataaatatgttttgaaagaaagtaacaacatagccgcaaatcattgaaaaagtaatgggatgcatattaaaaatagtccaatttactaaaaaaatcataaaataaattaaatcgctataactttttctcttgttaataattttaagttgagtcaaacatttttcagagctcattatataagtcgtaaatggtcaaaatttcattgcattcggttcattgaatccggagatataacagctcaaagttggctatcggataaataaaccctttgctagaatctttataacttcgtgcagaatagccccatctttttcaaattttttccactgatacacaactagttgatccacttacagtaaaaatttgagaatatttgatgcacttttcgaaaagttacagctgtttgaatattttttgaggagggaaaattttgcctgtcccgatcattttgtctatcccctgtatatcctcttatagagctgctcaaaagccacttttggcgaattattcggctgatatacggccaactttaaaatatcgtaccaagtctctggagcgaaagttgtcaaaagtgagacaaagaaaatagaaaaaaaaattgtttatctcctgttcgtttctaacttccttcgcttccattgaagttgcttttttgctacttcatccagattctagctgttgtcctccgagttcctgatcaagtccaagtccgttgcctttctcatctgctccaccaatgcaccatgggaatggtgtgatcaaactagtatttaaaccatgaaaaacaaaatagtttgggcatttcgagggttgaaaatgatatgggatgaggatgattcagtggtaaggttggtggtaacgaacgcaggaattgatgcaggagaagcaatgtttatataaatgatcgggaaacgtttcacaagaagagggaaacgagctggagtttgtcttgattgaaaaaatggaataatcaagataaccaaattccattatctatttaacaacaccattccgataaacatgccaaaaataatcccgtttcgtcaatcccgtccgacatggatgtttaaaatgtattgatcatgaccgactcgagtctgttttggtcgaaatctattttgattgatataaacgtcatgtgctccaagccctgtgacagcactgacaaacttctttacagcttgtaggctttatataggcttgcagggcttaatttagttcttactggttatagtgcctataagcattaggaatgcttatatagagctacttagcactgaaaagctgcttaatggccgttataatgctcagaacagtgcttagtggttacctgggatgtgattcaaagtacaacaataatcattcgaagaatagttttcgattttacgacgtaaAATCGATAAATTTGAATGACCATTTCTattattttgattgattttattgatgaattggcccgcaagatcgacatcactgcattcaatgatcgatgattgtgtgcCGGACGGCACCGTCGCTTCGCGCTGCTGTCGCCGTCGTTGTACTgaggtgggtggtaaacattgccatcgaactcttggtgcggttgagacaaatttgaataattttcaagtttgagtgaaaatatttctttgtggtatagatagttcgaaagagaatttttattggaatagtgtgttctatatttcttttcaaaatttcttgcGTGAAatggagaattttagagaaaaggtaagcatcgattttcttacgtaaatgtattagtgcaatactgtgtaaagttgaatttggatgatgattctgaagaagccattttgtgatgacacaagaaaaggccttaagaTTAAAAGTTTATTAAATCCTTGACTTAACCTGAaacaaaaacattgttttttttttctttttttgatggttttgtttttatttgaaatttactcATAATTGTTATAAACTACGCAtacataattttaaaaaaatcccacaTATTATTTTTATTCATCACTTTAATAAATTTCATTTATTGATAGCCATAATTTTCATATGCGGGCAGTTTTATGAATTTTATGTTTGCAAACATACTTTTTAAAGGTAatgccaaattgcaaaaaattatgtagtttcacacataatagTTATACGGAAAATATCTTCGGTGTACGCTTACCGAGTTCTGAAATGTCTGTAAACTATAGTGTAATTTGACAGActtcctacacgcagaaaaaagcaaaatcaaaaatatttcaggtaaactcaaataaattatcAATTTGTTCTAGCAACAAAaatactctctaaaataaaaactctcagcccatgccgcacagggactgtgttggaaacacacattttttaaattgctcgtacgctcacatttttgcaaaatatcaatatttttcggtatttgaaggtggtttataaacccagtgaggttgccatatcgaaattattgcaagatacatgctcatgtgagcgtacgagcaattttaaaaaaatgtgtgtttccaacacagtcatgcgcggcatggatgtttactaaaaatgtgcaggccaaacacatttttgagcgtagccgtttttgcgtgtaatACTGTTTGgatcaaatcgaacgtcacatttgaagcaaattcaatccatttttgaaacaaacatgtatcccGGAATGGACGTTATGTGTTCCAGCAGGCTTTATGACTGTTTATCGTTGACTGTGCTGTAACCGCGCCAGCTTGGTCGATGGAAATGTTATTTAcgtacacggtaaaaattatgcacgctcgatgtaagggaaaaatcccttaactattcaacatcccaatcaacatgatctgAAATACTTTTCCTTTgatatcgcaatgctgtcagtgttgatttgataaccaaaacaaacccactggAGAAATCATCTGAAAATCACTTCCACTGAGCCAACTCTCTCGATCGCAGTTATATGTCAGTCatatattactgcactattggaatatcatatgaatgtaatctaaggttgaaaatgggaagtgagagttatatgcgacgcatacactgaaaggcggcttgcagttgaaattactattctgagggtcaacttaaatgcacaacgccacttgatttgtgcagactgattttcgtttcatctcaacagatttatgttttcaattctaccatggacccgatttacaattaaaaaaagtgtctgttggcagccggattcgaaccaagaaccttgagatcaccaggctcgcacgctaccactcggctatcgaaccggttgataagtaaggaaacaaaacgcacacaagaagcgtttgttggtcgatgatcacgttttgccatggtaaatttgaaaacatttgtgtgCTCGTCACTACCGCAAGCTGTCTATCAGTGTATGGTGTGACTCTCAGATGGCCATGATATTGTTATATGTCatgcattttgcttctatcatgtgggctgggtgcgccaatgtatatgcaattccaataatatccttcatatgttgaaaaaaagtttccttaggctggagtgggaatcgaactcacaacgcccaaatgaccgacgccgctagccgcacgaccacgaagctcacttactggaattgcggaattctgcaaaacgtgttccactttatctgccaatgttgcATTTTCACCTggccaaagttatatgcacagctaaTGTATCGATCGTGTCATTTGCATATAAATCCGATATGAGCAAGTGTCATTTAGTTTTATTAGAAGGCTTTTCAATCGGAACTGTTCATGAAATAATacgtataacgattcatttgaaGCGAACGTGTCAGACTAGGGGTGCAATGTATGTGTGGTGTCTGATAaaataggctcttagaattatttcagtgtcgatttgcactaatgtacaaagcaatacaatccaaagtgaaaaactgttgatttggtaatgactgttttgggcatgaaagtaaatatagatgacaggtggtagaaagtgtttcgcttcgattcgcacctcactatcagatgtgaagtagtgtagtggtagagCAGAAGACCGTGACTCTTAAGGGAAGactcatttattacgtccatcatttttcgggatttctagacccccccctcccccctctgtcacgctattttcttatacctaatacacgtactgtcacattttcttagaccccccctccccccaaaatattggacgtaatttttgaacgttccctaagatCCTGGTATCGAGTTTGGGTGCTGCGGgaatacactttttttttttttttattttgaaatcaaaacattgtcaacaacgaattgaagtggacttctattaaaattgaagaggcattgaatgttctttttcaaatgatatttagatgctaacaaactgattagacagtagtgcgaattcaagtgtcaATCTGTTCATGTCAGAGTGCAGATTGTTTACCGTAAACTTAAACTATATAGTTTATGATGACTTGCGATTCTATAGAATCGCATCTATAGAGCGCATACCAAGGTTCACCTGCTTCTGCTGGTGTCGAAGACTGATCTGTTAGGCCTTTGGATCGAATTCAAATTTGAATCAATGTTTCCAACActagtgttacgtctgcttgtctgtgtttTCGCTGTAGCCATTtttactatagacactatagattccaatacgattttagtgtgttttaccgtgaatttagagtgtaccgagcgaatatgacgtcacacaatccattgtcgctattgatctcgtgacgtcatgctcgtttggctacacgaactgacagtccGTTTggttacagttgtcttcgcctccgcgagtctatggaatctatagtgtctataattttTACTTGATTTGTTGATTATTTGGAATGAACGTGTATGAACTGTCAaaatagaaaacaaaataaaaacaaaaagcaAACATCCCATCACAACAAAAGAATAAACCAAACTAGCGAAGAAAGTATCAGATTCTCTGTGCTTACGGGTGCTGTCTATTTTCATCGTTTTCCTAAATGTTTGGTGTTACAACGAACGTTTTAAATTGGTTTTTATACCTAAATAGCTGTTGTGAATTATCAAGAAAGTGTTTTTTCTTTTATAATTAACTTTTAATCACAATCTTACGTCTATAATGTTCAACTGCGAAGACCTGTCCGCTCATTGTTGTACGTGCTTGAAACCGGTAATGCCGGATGGAACGGAATCTACCGAATCCGGCGTACCGCTCGATTACGTTGATCCGCACTCCGACATGACGGTGGCGGCTATGCTTCGCGAGGTACTCTTGGATTCATTTTACCAGAAGAATGGTGCAGTATGTattcaaattatatatacctattATATGCATGatgtttcaatgatttttttttaaattttgggttTTATGCAGACAGTTCTACAGGATGTCGAAGGAAAAGTGATTTGTCGAACTTGCTTCAAAAAGATTCAAGATATACGATTATTTCGTAGTCAATGCACAGAAGTGTACTGGTTTTACGAAACGTTGACTAAGGCTCAAAATTCCGGAAGTGAAGAACAGTTGTTGAATCATTTGGAGAACAGTGCTGAGCCGAGTTTGCAATCCCATCTATTTCGGCTGGGAATAACATCATGCGAAAATCTTCCAGCGCAGACGCTGCTTTCCGAAATAGGTTTTATAAAGCCCGAAATCGAATATGAGTTAATAGAAGAGGCATCTTTACAAGACTCTGACCCGGAAGTCGAATCCCCAAAGGTCGAGCTTGATCATGGTTCCGGAGAGTCGGAATCCAGCGACGATGAAGAGACATTGGCCTCAATCCAACGAAAAGAACAAGTCCTAAAGGGCTCTCAATTTACCATTTGTCCCGTTTCGGATTGTCAACAGTCTTTTGTGGGGCAACGGTATACCAACCATTTGCAACAGTTTCACCGATTCGGATGCAAATTATGTGGGCTGATACTGCCTTTGAAGCACACCATGATCAAGCACATGCAGATTCATACGCCTCCCCAACAGTTACCAACTGTGCAGTGCACCTTCTGCGAGCGAACGTTTTCGAGCACGGCCAAAATGCGTTCCCACGCTAGGGATGTTCATTTGCAGCAGGCAACCAACTACGAGTGTGAGGTGTGTGGCGAAAAATTTGACAAGTAAGTACCAAACCATAATACTGGGTTTCCTGGTAACTTAATAGATTAGGTTTTGGattaccaatccggagacggcgggattCGCATTCCGGGCTGGaatttttcttgactccctgggcgtaATGTACTATTATGGTTGTCTCACAACTTAGAGTCAGATATAAAAAAGGCCGCAAATCTATTTACTCTGTGCAgtgagaaaaatacaaaaaaaaactacaaatacGTAGGTATATTATCGCCTTTATGTTATCGGAATCAGCAAAAAATGTGTTGTTTCCTAAAGCAGTTACGCTTTTCAGAAATGTTAAAGTTGAAATTAGTAAACTTCAAACAAAATTCGGTTGTGCACATTAAAAAATACCTTATTTTCTGACATTTCCTTCTCACCTTCTAATAGACGAAAGTTGCTAAACCATCATCGAGAATCACATCTTCAGAAAGAATGCTCTTTATGCGACGCCCAGTTTGATCATCCTGCTAAGCTGTTATCTCACATGAAAAACCTCCATCCCAAACAGCTGTTCGCCTGCAATCAGTGCGCGAGAAAGTTCCTTGCACAAGACGCATTGGATCGTCATTTGCAGCAACATGCGGTAATCGGCTCCTCCGAGGATAGTTACCAGCTGCTAACGCTAAAATGTTTGTCTGTCTTCGTTTGTGACCAATGTGAGAAGCAATACACATCGGAGGCGCACCGTTCGGTTCATATGGTCAGCCACGATCCGGCAAGCCGACCTAAGATTGTGTTCAAAAAGCGGTCCAAGGCGGAGCTGGACAAACTGGAAAAGACGTTCCGATGTGATCAATGCGATGCCAGCTATCGGCTTCGCTCTTCGCTTGAGGCACACCTGAAGACCCATTCCGCCACTCCATTCATCTGCGACGCCTGTGGGGCTTTCTTCAAGAACAAAAGTTATCTTAGGCAGCACGTGACTTACAAACATTCCCGAAACTACCGGTATTTCTGCGAATTCTGCCCGAAAGCTTGCGCCACCAGTTCGGATCTGCTTCGGCACCGGCGGGTTCACACCAACGAACGCCCGTACAAATGTGACCAGTGTGAGGCACGGTTCAAAGCCCACGACGGCTATCAGAAGCACAAGCGGTCTCATGCCGGGGAGAAGATCTACCGGTGCGATCTGTGCGAGAGGAGCTTCATGAGCCACTGCAGTTTGAAGACGCACAAAATTGGCCACACAAACGAGAAGGCTTACAAGTGTTTCCACTGTGAGCAGTGTTTTAATGTGCCTAAGAATCGCAGAAGACACATCTTGCGGTGGCATCCTGGGTTGCCTACTAAACAGCCGGTGGATGAAAAGACTGCAGAAGGTAAGTAATGTACTTGAATATATAATTGTATGAACGATACAAGCAAAGGATTAATGAAATGGAACAAAAGAAAGCATGTCTGGTACATAACTTCGAACGATAAATCACAAATTTTTACGTAGAGGTATGTTTTTATTCTCGCAAATGGAGGTTGGAGGTTGGGGTCTCGTTAGcgcgcggttagggtcaccaagcttctaatcgcaccattctATGGggtaagggttcgattcccgcgtcGGGCGATAAAACTGTTTATGAGAACAGGTTCTTCTCCGCATCCATTGGTGCAGCAAGCTCCGTTTGtctcttgtctagtgttaagtttcattcagtctgtacaacctctggctgaagacggttccGCGTCTTTTTTCTTTTATTAAACGGACTTTCGTAGTTGCCTATACATAATTTTATAGAACATTCCACTATacctactgccgttctacgcctcattgtcccatgttctatataAATTCCTATAAACATCTGACAATTATGCGTAAAACGGCAGTATAACGCATAGTAAAGGTGCCGTTATTGACATTATTATGCAAAAGCGCTTCCAAGATGTGAACATTGAGAATGTCTTGACAATGCTACCACACTTGGCCCAGTATGAATCATAACGCCATTATTGGTAAACGTGTTGAACCCAATGAAAAGGCAATGCAGATTATCTGCAGATAGGCCTATCATATTCATTATCATGGTATTGCGTTATCCATAAAAACAGCATCATGgtcaaaattatttatgtttcttTGAAAGCACATTTTAGATTTAGAAAACTGGTGTCAATATAACAAAACGGTGAGtctataaggagagcgtccaacatatatCCAACATATATCCACTGAGCCAACTCTCTCGATCGCAGTTATATGCCAGTCatatattactgcactattggaatatcatatgaatctaatctGAGGTTGAAAATAggaagtgagagttatatgcgacgcatgtggtatgactctcagaTGGCCATGATACTGTTATATGCCATGCATTTTAATTCTATCATGTGGGCTGGGTGCGCCAATGTATATGCAATTCCAATAATATCCTTAATATATTGAAAAAAAGTCTCCttaggctggagcgggaatcgaactcacaacgcccaaatgaccgacgccgctagccgcacgaccacgaagctcacttactggaattgcggaattctgcaaaacgtgttcaactttatctgccaatgttgcttttccaccTGGTCAAAGTTATATGCATAGCTAATGTATCgatcgtgttatgtgcatataactccgatatgcgcaagtgtcatttagttttattagaaggcttttcaatcggaactgtttattaaatgatacgtataacgattcatttgaagtgaacgtgtcagactaggGCTACAATGTATATGTGGTGTCTGATAaaataggctcttagaattatttcagtgtagctctggtcctcacaagttccgtaccatctacggcggagtgcagatggaagacgggacttggagaaggcgaatgaaccacgagatgCATCAGCTGCATCGTtcacaccgcgaaaattgggaggctacggtgggcgggtcacgttatcacgatgtcagatagc contains the following coding sequences:
- the LOC115270322 gene encoding zinc finger protein 723-like, translating into MFNCEDLSAHCCTCLKPVMPDGTESTESGVPLDYVDPHSDMTVAAMLREVLLDSFYQKNGATVLQDVEGKVICRTCFKKIQDIRLFRSQCTEVYWFYETLTKAQNSGSEEQLLNHLENSAEPSLQSHLFRLGITSCENLPAQTLLSEIGFIKPEIEYELIEEASLQDSDPEVESPKVELDHGSGESESSDDEETLASIQRKEQVLKGSQFTICPVSDCQQSFVGQRYTNHLQQFHRFGCKLCGLILPLKHTMIKHMQIHTPPQQLPTVQCTFCERTFSSTAKMRSHARDVHLQQATNYECEVCGEKFDKRKLLNHHRESHLQKECSLCDAQFDHPAKLLSHMKNLHPKQLFACNQCARKFLAQDALDRHLQQHAVIGSSEDSYQLLTLKCLSVFVCDQCEKQYTSEAHRSVHMVSHDPASRPKIVFKKRSKAELDKLEKTFRCDQCDASYRLRSSLEAHLKTHSATPFICDACGAFFKNKSYLRQHVTYKHSRNYRYFCEFCPKACATSSDLLRHRRVHTNERPYKCDQCEARFKAHDGYQKHKRSHAGEKIYRCDLCERSFMSHCSLKTHKIGHTNEKAYKCFHCEQCFNVPKNRRRHILRWHPGLPTKQPVDEKTAEGK